A single Carassius carassius chromosome 3, fCarCar2.1, whole genome shotgun sequence DNA region contains:
- the ppargc1a gene encoding peroxisome proliferator-activated receptor gamma coactivator 1-alpha isoform X3 — translation MAWDRCNQDSVWRELECAALVGEDQPLCPDLPELDLSELDVSDLDADSFLGGLKWYSDQSEIISSQYGNEASNLFEKIDEENEANLLAVLTETLDSIPVDEDGLPSFEALADGDVTNASDQSCPSTPDGSPRTPEPEEPSLLKKLLLAPANSQLSYNQYPGGKAQNHAASNQRIRPTPAVAKTENPWNSKPRGSCPNRSMRRPCTELLKYLTSSDEAFQTKAREAKSTWTGCGKDRGGACTSSCSSSSSPSSSSTSSFSSLSSCSSSTASKKKTSSASPSSQQQQQQQQLAVPAQRGESQAAGTCSVAGEGAGKWRRCTQGGHSAPVALSHGSGCGHACSGEEGRPPGLQPGVDPGSLAAARFISDHKGSSFENKTIERTLSVEICGTPGLTPPTTPPHKASQEIPFKVSLKNKLSSCSPSALTSKRPRLSNEGSCPQPTSGSIRKGPEQTELYAQLSKASSTMRPGVLEERLGKRPMPRVFGDHDYCQSTSTKRDSTTIAAAVTGPMEGRHVECKDSNMPTSSISTSSLSSASPSSFSLARQLQGLSSKAQEACPDTDAHRQDRDSTLGSKTSTDDSSAGRKLLRDQEIRKELNKHFGKPQQAFYSGVVGEQRGIRPLEESDSGDEYPGLLDEYIHPGLPDFEDLEVGRERLLYLGEGSPLELFLEGSPSSSPSSSSFSWSSVSPPSSQLSPQHHRWPRSISRSHSSSHHRRRSRSRSPYSCSESPDTRSPSWSPHNLGDSTFIPRIYRSPQSQAHFIFARRPRYDSYEEYQHERLKREEYRRDYEKRECERAEQRERQRQKAIEEMRVVYVGRLRTDSTHTELKRRFEVFGEIEECTVNLRHDGDNFGFITYRYTCDALAALENGHTLCRSNEPHFELCLGGQKQYSKSNYTDLDSHSEDFDPASTKSKYDSMDFDSLLQEAQYSLRR, via the exons AAGATAGATGAGGAAAATGAGGCCAACTTGCTGGCAGTGCTCACAGAAACACTGGACAGTATCCCAGTGGATGAAGACGGGTTGCCTTCGTTCGAGGCCCTGGCAGATGGGGACGTGACCAATGCCAGTGATCAGAGCTGTCCTTCCACCCCAGACGGCTCGCCTCGCACCCCAGAGCCAGAGGAGCCTTCATTG CTGAAGAAGCTCCTCCTGGCGCCTGCTAACTCCCAGCTCAGCTATAATCAATACCCAGGTGGCAAGGCACAGAACCATGCAGCCAGCAACCAACGGATCAGACCAACACCTGCTGTTGCCAAG ACAGAAAACCCCTGGAACAGCAAACCACGAGGGTCCTGTCCCAACCGTTCCATGAGACGTCCTTGCACTGAGCTGCTCAAGTACCTCACTTCTAGCGACGAGGCCTTCCAGACCAAAGCCAGGGAAGCCAAGAGCACCTGGACAGGTTGTGGCAAGGACAGGGGAGGGGCTTGCACGTCCTCCTGCTCATCTTCTTCCTCTCCATCGTCCTCGTCCacctcctctttctcctccttgTCTTCCTGCTCCTCTTCCACCGCCTCCAAAAAGAAGACGTCCTCTGCCTCCCCTTcatcacagcagcagcagcagcagcagcagctggcAGTGCCGGCCCAGCGAGGTGAGAGCCAGGCAGCCGGCACGTGTAGTGTGGCTGGTGAGGGGGCGGGGAAGTGGCGGCGGTGTACTCAAGGGGGGCACTCCGCTCCCGTTGCGCTGTCCCATGGAAGCGGTTGTGGCCATGCCTGCTCCGGCGAAGAGGGAAGGCCGCCAGGCCTGCAGCCAGGTGTTGACCCAGGCAGCTTGGCCGCTGCCCGCTTTATTAG TGACCACAAGGGATCTTCGTTTGAGAACAAAACCATTGAACGCACATTGAGTGTGGAGATCTGTGGAACCCCAG GTCTGACACCACCTACCACGCCTCCTCACAAAGCCAGTCAAGAGATCCCTTTCAAAGTATCACTCAAAAACAAGCTGTCTTCATGCTCTCCCTCGGCCCTGACAAGCAAAAGGCCCAGGCTTAGCAATGAGGGCTCTTGCCCTCAGCCAACCAGTGGCTCTATTCGGAAGGGCCCAGAGCAGACTGAGCTGTATGCCCAGTTGAGCAAGGCCTCCTCTACAATGCGCCCAGGAGTTTTGGAGGAGCGTCTGGGCAAGCGGCCCATGCCCCGCGTCTTTGGTGATCACGACTATTGCCAGTCTACAAGCACAAAACGAGACAGTACCACCATAGCTGCAGCGGTAACTGGGCCAATGGAGGGCCGGCATGTGGAATGTAAAGACTCAAACATGCCGACCTCCTCTATTTCTACATCTTCATTGTCTTCCGCCTCCCCTTCTTCTTTTTCCCTGGCCAGGCAGCTTCAAGGCCTTTCCTCCAAAGCTCAGGAGGCTTGTCCGGATACGGATGCTCACAGACAGGACCGCGACTCCACTTTGGGCTCCAAAACATCAACAGATGACAGTTCTGCTGGCAGGAAACTACTTAGGGACCAGGAAATCCGCAAAGAACTCAACAAGCACTTTGGAAAGCCTCAACAAGCCTTCTATAGCGGGGTAGTGGGAGAGCAGAGGGGCATCCGGCCTCTCGAGGAAAGTGACTCTGGGGACGAGTACCCTGGTCTTCTCGATGAGTACATACACCCGGGTCTGCCTGACTTTGAGGACCTGGAGGTAGGCCGGGAGCGCCTGCTCTACTTGGGAGAAGGTTCTCCACTCGAGCTGTTCCTAGAAGGGTCGCCCTCCAGCTCCCCTTCCAGCAGTTCATTCTCATGGAGCTCCGTCTCACCTCCTTCCTCTCAACTCTCCCCACAGCACCACCGCTGGCCACGCTCCATCTCCCGCTCCCATTCCTCATCTCACCACAGACGCAGATCACGCTCCAGGTCTCCGTACTCCTGCTCCGAGTCACCCGACACCCGTTCTCCCTCTTG GTCTCCTCACAATTTGGGCGATAGCACTTTTATTCCCAGGATTTATAGAAGCCCTCAGTCCCAGGCTCATTTTATTTTTGCCCGGAGACCCAG GTATGACAGCTATGAGGAATACCAGCACGAGCGTCTGAAACGGGAAGAGTACCGACGTGACTATGAGAAACGGGAATGTGAGAGGGCTGAACAGAGGGAGAGACAACGCCAAAAAGCAATA GAGGAGATGCGAGTGGTGTATGTGGGACGTCTCCGTAccgacagcacacacacagagctcaagCGCCGCTTTGAAGTCTTCGGCGAGATTGAGGAGTGCACAGTCAACTTGAGACATGACGG GGATAACTTTGGCTTCATCACCTACCGCTACACTTGTGATGCGCTCGCTGCCCTTGAGAATGGACACACCTTGTGCAGGTCAAATGAGCCTCACTTTgagctctgccttggtggacaaAAGCAGTACAGTAAATCGAATTATACAGACTTAG ATTCCCATTCTGAGGACTTTGATCCAGCCTCCACTAAAAGCAAGTACGACTCCATGGATTTTGACAGCTTGTTGCAGGAGGCCCAGTATAGCCTGAGAAGGTAA
- the ppargc1a gene encoding peroxisome proliferator-activated receptor gamma coactivator 1-alpha isoform X2: protein MAWDRCNQDSVWRELECAALVGEDQPLCPDLPELDLSELDVSDLDADSFLGGLKWYSDQSEIISSQYGNEASNLFEIDEENEANLLAVLTETLDSIPVDEDGLPSFEALADGDVTNASDQSCPSTPDGSPRTPEPEEPSLLKKLLLAPANSQLSYNQYPGGKAQNHAASNQRIRPTPAVAKTENPWNSKPRGSCPNRSMRRPCTELLKYLTSSDEAFQTKAREAKSTWTGCGKDRGGACTSSCSSSSSPSSSSTSSFSSLSSCSSSTASKKKTSSASPSSQQQQQQQQLAVPAQRGESQAAGTCSVAGEGAGKWRRCTQGGHSAPVALSHGSGCGHACSGEEGRPPGLQPGVDPGSLAAARFIRYMHSYSLPPRETGHAGSCGHCLEAGGLAEAGRPNRHVTVTIRKRRQELEHPMLSQLLTSRPRPARYRAHLQLPQNKRRDLPDTASRVQKSHKNLERASRERPRDQCNLKCSAEIKLDLESWYSMPEQVTGDSLHDPVGQAREDVFDDVIGSPMSFSQGLPSPLFPDSLVPEFTPSDSQKQALRRHLDDQVPPMLAKPTILPLPLTPESPNDHKGSSFENKTIERTLSVEICGTPGLTPPTTPPHKASQEIPFKVSLKNKLSSCSPSALTSKRPRLSNEGSCPQPTSGSIRKGPEQTELYAQLSKASSTMRPGVLEERLGKRPMPRVFGDHDYCQSTSTKRDSTTIAAAVTGPMEGRHVECKDSNMPTSSISTSSLSSASPSSFSLARQLQGLSSKAQEACPDTDAHRQDRDSTLGSKTSTDDSSAGRKLLRDQEIRKELNKHFGKPQQAFYSGVVGEQRGIRPLEESDSGDEYPGLLDEYIHPGLPDFEDLEVGRERLLYLGEGSPLELFLEGSPSSSPSSSSFSWSSVSPPSSQLSPQHHRWPRSISRSHSSSHHRRRSRSRSPYSCSESPDTRSPSWSPHNLGDSTFIPRIYRSPQSQAHFIFARRPRYDSYEEYQHERLKREEYRRDYEKRECERAEQRERQRQKAIEEMRVVYVGRLRTDSTHTELKRRFEVFGEIEECTVNLRHDGDNFGFITYRYTCDALAALENGHTLCRSNEPHFELCLGGQKQYSKSNYTDLDSHSEDFDPASTKSKYDSMDFDSLLQEAQYSLRR, encoded by the exons ATAGATGAGGAAAATGAGGCCAACTTGCTGGCAGTGCTCACAGAAACACTGGACAGTATCCCAGTGGATGAAGACGGGTTGCCTTCGTTCGAGGCCCTGGCAGATGGGGACGTGACCAATGCCAGTGATCAGAGCTGTCCTTCCACCCCAGACGGCTCGCCTCGCACCCCAGAGCCAGAGGAGCCTTCATTG CTGAAGAAGCTCCTCCTGGCGCCTGCTAACTCCCAGCTCAGCTATAATCAATACCCAGGTGGCAAGGCACAGAACCATGCAGCCAGCAACCAACGGATCAGACCAACACCTGCTGTTGCCAAG ACAGAAAACCCCTGGAACAGCAAACCACGAGGGTCCTGTCCCAACCGTTCCATGAGACGTCCTTGCACTGAGCTGCTCAAGTACCTCACTTCTAGCGACGAGGCCTTCCAGACCAAAGCCAGGGAAGCCAAGAGCACCTGGACAGGTTGTGGCAAGGACAGGGGAGGGGCTTGCACGTCCTCCTGCTCATCTTCTTCCTCTCCATCGTCCTCGTCCacctcctctttctcctccttgTCTTCCTGCTCCTCTTCCACCGCCTCCAAAAAGAAGACGTCCTCTGCCTCCCCTTcatcacagcagcagcagcagcagcagcagctggcAGTGCCGGCCCAGCGAGGTGAGAGCCAGGCAGCCGGCACGTGTAGTGTGGCTGGTGAGGGGGCGGGGAAGTGGCGGCGGTGTACTCAAGGGGGGCACTCCGCTCCCGTTGCGCTGTCCCATGGAAGCGGTTGTGGCCATGCCTGCTCCGGCGAAGAGGGAAGGCCGCCAGGCCTGCAGCCAGGTGTTGACCCAGGCAGCTTGGCCGCTGCCCGCTTTATTAGGTACATGCACTCTTACTCTCTCCCGCCTAGAGAGACGGGTCATGCAGGCAGCTGTGGTCATTGCCTTGAGGCGGGCGGCTTGGCTGAGGCTGGCCGTCCTAATAGGCACGTTACGGTGACCATTAGGAAAAGGAGGCAAGAGCTAGAGCACCCCATGCTCAGTCAGCTGCTCACCTCCAGGCCCAGGCCAGCCCGTTACCGGGCTCACCTGCAGTTGCCCCAGAATAAAAGGCGAGACCTACCAGACACGGCTTCTAGAGTCCAAAAGAGCCACAAAAACTTAGAGCGAGCTAGTCGTGAGCGCCCTAGAGACCAGTGCAATCTTAAGTGTTCGGCAGAGATTAAATTAGACCTAGAGAGCTGGTATAGCATGCCAGAACAGGTGACAGGAGACAGCTTGCATGATCCGGTGGGCCAAGCCAGGGAGGATGTTTTTGATGATGTCATAGGCAGCCCCATGTCATTCTCACAGGGCTTGCCAAGCCCATTGTTCCCCGACTCTTTAGTTCCAGAGTTCACGCCCTCCGACTCACAAAAACAGGCACTCCGCAGGCACCTCGATGACCAAGTCCCACCAATGTTAG CCAAACCAACCATCTTGCCACTTCCTTTGACCCCAGAGTCTCCAAA TGACCACAAGGGATCTTCGTTTGAGAACAAAACCATTGAACGCACATTGAGTGTGGAGATCTGTGGAACCCCAG GTCTGACACCACCTACCACGCCTCCTCACAAAGCCAGTCAAGAGATCCCTTTCAAAGTATCACTCAAAAACAAGCTGTCTTCATGCTCTCCCTCGGCCCTGACAAGCAAAAGGCCCAGGCTTAGCAATGAGGGCTCTTGCCCTCAGCCAACCAGTGGCTCTATTCGGAAGGGCCCAGAGCAGACTGAGCTGTATGCCCAGTTGAGCAAGGCCTCCTCTACAATGCGCCCAGGAGTTTTGGAGGAGCGTCTGGGCAAGCGGCCCATGCCCCGCGTCTTTGGTGATCACGACTATTGCCAGTCTACAAGCACAAAACGAGACAGTACCACCATAGCTGCAGCGGTAACTGGGCCAATGGAGGGCCGGCATGTGGAATGTAAAGACTCAAACATGCCGACCTCCTCTATTTCTACATCTTCATTGTCTTCCGCCTCCCCTTCTTCTTTTTCCCTGGCCAGGCAGCTTCAAGGCCTTTCCTCCAAAGCTCAGGAGGCTTGTCCGGATACGGATGCTCACAGACAGGACCGCGACTCCACTTTGGGCTCCAAAACATCAACAGATGACAGTTCTGCTGGCAGGAAACTACTTAGGGACCAGGAAATCCGCAAAGAACTCAACAAGCACTTTGGAAAGCCTCAACAAGCCTTCTATAGCGGGGTAGTGGGAGAGCAGAGGGGCATCCGGCCTCTCGAGGAAAGTGACTCTGGGGACGAGTACCCTGGTCTTCTCGATGAGTACATACACCCGGGTCTGCCTGACTTTGAGGACCTGGAGGTAGGCCGGGAGCGCCTGCTCTACTTGGGAGAAGGTTCTCCACTCGAGCTGTTCCTAGAAGGGTCGCCCTCCAGCTCCCCTTCCAGCAGTTCATTCTCATGGAGCTCCGTCTCACCTCCTTCCTCTCAACTCTCCCCACAGCACCACCGCTGGCCACGCTCCATCTCCCGCTCCCATTCCTCATCTCACCACAGACGCAGATCACGCTCCAGGTCTCCGTACTCCTGCTCCGAGTCACCCGACACCCGTTCTCCCTCTTG GTCTCCTCACAATTTGGGCGATAGCACTTTTATTCCCAGGATTTATAGAAGCCCTCAGTCCCAGGCTCATTTTATTTTTGCCCGGAGACCCAG GTATGACAGCTATGAGGAATACCAGCACGAGCGTCTGAAACGGGAAGAGTACCGACGTGACTATGAGAAACGGGAATGTGAGAGGGCTGAACAGAGGGAGAGACAACGCCAAAAAGCAATA GAGGAGATGCGAGTGGTGTATGTGGGACGTCTCCGTAccgacagcacacacacagagctcaagCGCCGCTTTGAAGTCTTCGGCGAGATTGAGGAGTGCACAGTCAACTTGAGACATGACGG GGATAACTTTGGCTTCATCACCTACCGCTACACTTGTGATGCGCTCGCTGCCCTTGAGAATGGACACACCTTGTGCAGGTCAAATGAGCCTCACTTTgagctctgccttggtggacaaAAGCAGTACAGTAAATCGAATTATACAGACTTAG ATTCCCATTCTGAGGACTTTGATCCAGCCTCCACTAAAAGCAAGTACGACTCCATGGATTTTGACAGCTTGTTGCAGGAGGCCCAGTATAGCCTGAGAAGGTAA
- the ppargc1a gene encoding peroxisome proliferator-activated receptor gamma coactivator 1-alpha isoform X1 — protein MAWDRCNQDSVWRELECAALVGEDQPLCPDLPELDLSELDVSDLDADSFLGGLKWYSDQSEIISSQYGNEASNLFEKIDEENEANLLAVLTETLDSIPVDEDGLPSFEALADGDVTNASDQSCPSTPDGSPRTPEPEEPSLLKKLLLAPANSQLSYNQYPGGKAQNHAASNQRIRPTPAVAKTENPWNSKPRGSCPNRSMRRPCTELLKYLTSSDEAFQTKAREAKSTWTGCGKDRGGACTSSCSSSSSPSSSSTSSFSSLSSCSSSTASKKKTSSASPSSQQQQQQQQLAVPAQRGESQAAGTCSVAGEGAGKWRRCTQGGHSAPVALSHGSGCGHACSGEEGRPPGLQPGVDPGSLAAARFIRYMHSYSLPPRETGHAGSCGHCLEAGGLAEAGRPNRHVTVTIRKRRQELEHPMLSQLLTSRPRPARYRAHLQLPQNKRRDLPDTASRVQKSHKNLERASRERPRDQCNLKCSAEIKLDLESWYSMPEQVTGDSLHDPVGQAREDVFDDVIGSPMSFSQGLPSPLFPDSLVPEFTPSDSQKQALRRHLDDQVPPMLAKPTILPLPLTPESPNDHKGSSFENKTIERTLSVEICGTPGLTPPTTPPHKASQEIPFKVSLKNKLSSCSPSALTSKRPRLSNEGSCPQPTSGSIRKGPEQTELYAQLSKASSTMRPGVLEERLGKRPMPRVFGDHDYCQSTSTKRDSTTIAAAVTGPMEGRHVECKDSNMPTSSISTSSLSSASPSSFSLARQLQGLSSKAQEACPDTDAHRQDRDSTLGSKTSTDDSSAGRKLLRDQEIRKELNKHFGKPQQAFYSGVVGEQRGIRPLEESDSGDEYPGLLDEYIHPGLPDFEDLEVGRERLLYLGEGSPLELFLEGSPSSSPSSSSFSWSSVSPPSSQLSPQHHRWPRSISRSHSSSHHRRRSRSRSPYSCSESPDTRSPSWSPHNLGDSTFIPRIYRSPQSQAHFIFARRPRYDSYEEYQHERLKREEYRRDYEKRECERAEQRERQRQKAIEEMRVVYVGRLRTDSTHTELKRRFEVFGEIEECTVNLRHDGDNFGFITYRYTCDALAALENGHTLCRSNEPHFELCLGGQKQYSKSNYTDLDSHSEDFDPASTKSKYDSMDFDSLLQEAQYSLRR, from the exons AAGATAGATGAGGAAAATGAGGCCAACTTGCTGGCAGTGCTCACAGAAACACTGGACAGTATCCCAGTGGATGAAGACGGGTTGCCTTCGTTCGAGGCCCTGGCAGATGGGGACGTGACCAATGCCAGTGATCAGAGCTGTCCTTCCACCCCAGACGGCTCGCCTCGCACCCCAGAGCCAGAGGAGCCTTCATTG CTGAAGAAGCTCCTCCTGGCGCCTGCTAACTCCCAGCTCAGCTATAATCAATACCCAGGTGGCAAGGCACAGAACCATGCAGCCAGCAACCAACGGATCAGACCAACACCTGCTGTTGCCAAG ACAGAAAACCCCTGGAACAGCAAACCACGAGGGTCCTGTCCCAACCGTTCCATGAGACGTCCTTGCACTGAGCTGCTCAAGTACCTCACTTCTAGCGACGAGGCCTTCCAGACCAAAGCCAGGGAAGCCAAGAGCACCTGGACAGGTTGTGGCAAGGACAGGGGAGGGGCTTGCACGTCCTCCTGCTCATCTTCTTCCTCTCCATCGTCCTCGTCCacctcctctttctcctccttgTCTTCCTGCTCCTCTTCCACCGCCTCCAAAAAGAAGACGTCCTCTGCCTCCCCTTcatcacagcagcagcagcagcagcagcagctggcAGTGCCGGCCCAGCGAGGTGAGAGCCAGGCAGCCGGCACGTGTAGTGTGGCTGGTGAGGGGGCGGGGAAGTGGCGGCGGTGTACTCAAGGGGGGCACTCCGCTCCCGTTGCGCTGTCCCATGGAAGCGGTTGTGGCCATGCCTGCTCCGGCGAAGAGGGAAGGCCGCCAGGCCTGCAGCCAGGTGTTGACCCAGGCAGCTTGGCCGCTGCCCGCTTTATTAGGTACATGCACTCTTACTCTCTCCCGCCTAGAGAGACGGGTCATGCAGGCAGCTGTGGTCATTGCCTTGAGGCGGGCGGCTTGGCTGAGGCTGGCCGTCCTAATAGGCACGTTACGGTGACCATTAGGAAAAGGAGGCAAGAGCTAGAGCACCCCATGCTCAGTCAGCTGCTCACCTCCAGGCCCAGGCCAGCCCGTTACCGGGCTCACCTGCAGTTGCCCCAGAATAAAAGGCGAGACCTACCAGACACGGCTTCTAGAGTCCAAAAGAGCCACAAAAACTTAGAGCGAGCTAGTCGTGAGCGCCCTAGAGACCAGTGCAATCTTAAGTGTTCGGCAGAGATTAAATTAGACCTAGAGAGCTGGTATAGCATGCCAGAACAGGTGACAGGAGACAGCTTGCATGATCCGGTGGGCCAAGCCAGGGAGGATGTTTTTGATGATGTCATAGGCAGCCCCATGTCATTCTCACAGGGCTTGCCAAGCCCATTGTTCCCCGACTCTTTAGTTCCAGAGTTCACGCCCTCCGACTCACAAAAACAGGCACTCCGCAGGCACCTCGATGACCAAGTCCCACCAATGTTAG CCAAACCAACCATCTTGCCACTTCCTTTGACCCCAGAGTCTCCAAA TGACCACAAGGGATCTTCGTTTGAGAACAAAACCATTGAACGCACATTGAGTGTGGAGATCTGTGGAACCCCAG GTCTGACACCACCTACCACGCCTCCTCACAAAGCCAGTCAAGAGATCCCTTTCAAAGTATCACTCAAAAACAAGCTGTCTTCATGCTCTCCCTCGGCCCTGACAAGCAAAAGGCCCAGGCTTAGCAATGAGGGCTCTTGCCCTCAGCCAACCAGTGGCTCTATTCGGAAGGGCCCAGAGCAGACTGAGCTGTATGCCCAGTTGAGCAAGGCCTCCTCTACAATGCGCCCAGGAGTTTTGGAGGAGCGTCTGGGCAAGCGGCCCATGCCCCGCGTCTTTGGTGATCACGACTATTGCCAGTCTACAAGCACAAAACGAGACAGTACCACCATAGCTGCAGCGGTAACTGGGCCAATGGAGGGCCGGCATGTGGAATGTAAAGACTCAAACATGCCGACCTCCTCTATTTCTACATCTTCATTGTCTTCCGCCTCCCCTTCTTCTTTTTCCCTGGCCAGGCAGCTTCAAGGCCTTTCCTCCAAAGCTCAGGAGGCTTGTCCGGATACGGATGCTCACAGACAGGACCGCGACTCCACTTTGGGCTCCAAAACATCAACAGATGACAGTTCTGCTGGCAGGAAACTACTTAGGGACCAGGAAATCCGCAAAGAACTCAACAAGCACTTTGGAAAGCCTCAACAAGCCTTCTATAGCGGGGTAGTGGGAGAGCAGAGGGGCATCCGGCCTCTCGAGGAAAGTGACTCTGGGGACGAGTACCCTGGTCTTCTCGATGAGTACATACACCCGGGTCTGCCTGACTTTGAGGACCTGGAGGTAGGCCGGGAGCGCCTGCTCTACTTGGGAGAAGGTTCTCCACTCGAGCTGTTCCTAGAAGGGTCGCCCTCCAGCTCCCCTTCCAGCAGTTCATTCTCATGGAGCTCCGTCTCACCTCCTTCCTCTCAACTCTCCCCACAGCACCACCGCTGGCCACGCTCCATCTCCCGCTCCCATTCCTCATCTCACCACAGACGCAGATCACGCTCCAGGTCTCCGTACTCCTGCTCCGAGTCACCCGACACCCGTTCTCCCTCTTG GTCTCCTCACAATTTGGGCGATAGCACTTTTATTCCCAGGATTTATAGAAGCCCTCAGTCCCAGGCTCATTTTATTTTTGCCCGGAGACCCAG GTATGACAGCTATGAGGAATACCAGCACGAGCGTCTGAAACGGGAAGAGTACCGACGTGACTATGAGAAACGGGAATGTGAGAGGGCTGAACAGAGGGAGAGACAACGCCAAAAAGCAATA GAGGAGATGCGAGTGGTGTATGTGGGACGTCTCCGTAccgacagcacacacacagagctcaagCGCCGCTTTGAAGTCTTCGGCGAGATTGAGGAGTGCACAGTCAACTTGAGACATGACGG GGATAACTTTGGCTTCATCACCTACCGCTACACTTGTGATGCGCTCGCTGCCCTTGAGAATGGACACACCTTGTGCAGGTCAAATGAGCCTCACTTTgagctctgccttggtggacaaAAGCAGTACAGTAAATCGAATTATACAGACTTAG ATTCCCATTCTGAGGACTTTGATCCAGCCTCCACTAAAAGCAAGTACGACTCCATGGATTTTGACAGCTTGTTGCAGGAGGCCCAGTATAGCCTGAGAAGGTAA